From the Sporohalobacter salinus genome, one window contains:
- a CDS encoding YlmC/YmxH family sporulation protein — protein sequence MIKTSELKKKEVISVNGERLGLIKDIELDLSRGKIKSVVVPGERKFFGVLSSPNDLVINWDQIQKIGEDVILVNLDEFVNFDGDIAEVK from the coding sequence GTGATTAAAACTTCTGAATTGAAGAAAAAAGAAGTAATTAGTGTTAATGGTGAAAGATTAGGTTTAATTAAAGATATAGAGCTAGACCTATCAAGAGGAAAGATAAAATCAGTAGTAGTTCCAGGGGAAAGAAAGTTTTTTGGAGTTTTGTCAAGCCCAAATGATTTGGTTATTAATTGGGATCAGATTCAGAAGATAGGGGAAGATGTAATCTTAGTTAATTTAGATGAATTTGTTAATTTTGATGGAGACATTGCTGAAGTAAAATAA
- a CDS encoding cob(I)yrinic acid a,c-diamide adenosyltransferase has product MNSELEQGLVQIYTGKGKGKTTASLGLALRAVGHGFKVAVIQFMKGSAYSGELFSTERLPNLSIKQFGRGCPYASLIREGLRKCDGCGECFLKGKDDEDREEFQEYVDEAYDYARSVLEESEIDIVILDEINNALRYDLLTVEDVLDLISIQGEKTELIMTGRGFDDEILEAADLVTEMKARKHPFADQGISSRRGIEY; this is encoded by the coding sequence ATGAATTCAGAATTAGAGCAGGGATTAGTTCAGATTTATACTGGAAAGGGAAAAGGAAAGACTACAGCATCTTTAGGATTGGCACTGCGAGCCGTTGGTCATGGGTTTAAGGTAGCAGTGATTCAATTCATGAAAGGAAGTGCCTATTCAGGGGAACTCTTTTCAACAGAACGGCTGCCTAATTTAAGTATTAAACAGTTTGGACGTGGATGTCCTTATGCTTCTTTAATCAGAGAAGGTTTACGTAAATGTGATGGCTGTGGAGAATGTTTTCTAAAAGGTAAAGATGATGAGGATAGAGAAGAATTTCAAGAATATGTTGATGAAGCTTATGATTATGCTCGGTCTGTCTTAGAGGAGTCAGAAATAGATATTGTTATTTTAGATGAAATTAATAATGCTTTGCGATATGATTTATTGACAGTAGAAGATGTCTTAGATTTAATTTCGATCCAGGGGGAGAAGACAGAATTAATTATGACAGGACGCGGCTTTGATGATGAAATTTTGGAAGCAGCTGATCTGGTAACAGAGATGAAAGCTAGAAAACATCCTTTTGCAGACCAGGGGATCAGTAGTAGAAGAGGAATTGAATATTGA
- the sigG gene encoding RNA polymerase sporulation sigma factor SigG, with amino-acid sequence MGGSALGNKVDISGVNTSELPVLSNEEMRKLFKKMQNGDRQARQTIVGGNLRLVLSVLQRFNNRGEPIDDLFQVGCIGLMKAIDNFDLSRNVKFSTYAVPMIIGEIRRHLRDHNPIRVSRSLRDTAYKALQIKENIENQTSEEPTLTEIAQELGVPREEIVQALDAIQDPISLFEPIYQDGGDPIYVMDQVSDDDSEDETWLEGIAVREALRQLEEREKLILSMRFYKGKTQMEVADNIGISQAQVSRLEKAALENLEKHVSEEE; translated from the coding sequence ATGGGAGGGTCAGCCTTGGGAAATAAAGTAGATATTTCTGGGGTAAATACTTCAGAATTACCTGTTCTATCTAATGAAGAAATGAGAAAGTTATTTAAAAAGATGCAGAATGGAGATAGGCAAGCACGCCAAACGATAGTAGGCGGTAATTTAAGATTAGTACTCAGTGTATTACAACGATTTAATAACCGCGGTGAGCCTATTGATGATTTATTTCAGGTTGGATGTATTGGACTGATGAAAGCAATTGATAATTTTGATCTCAGCAGGAATGTTAAATTTTCTACTTATGCTGTTCCAATGATTATTGGTGAGATTAGACGTCATCTTAGAGATCATAATCCTATTAGAGTCAGTCGTTCACTGCGGGATACCGCTTATAAAGCTTTACAGATTAAAGAGAATATAGAAAATCAGACTTCTGAAGAACCAACTTTGACTGAAATTGCTCAAGAGTTAGGTGTCCCTCGAGAAGAGATAGTACAAGCACTAGATGCAATTCAGGATCCTATTTCACTCTTTGAACCTATCTATCAGGACGGCGGTGATCCTATCTATGTAATGGATCAAGTTAGTGATGATGATAGTGAAGATGAAACCTGGCTAGAAGGAATTGCTGTTAGAGAAGCTCTACGCCAGTTAGAAGAGAGAGAAAAGTTAATTCTAAGTATGCGTTTTTATAAAGGAAAGACGCAGATGGAAGTTGCAGATAATATCGGTATTTCCCAGGCTCAAGTGTCTCGTTTAGAGAAAGCAGCTTTAGAAAATCTTGAAAAGCATGTAAGTGAGGAAGAATAA
- a CDS encoding kinase, whose protein sequence is MKATVRAPGTCGELVQGTVAGDNFHVTCPINCYSYVTVELTTELERSVCNCTLEKTIKAVETTLDYLGKHNLEASIEVDSNLISEKGMASSTADITAAILATTVALGKKITSDEIAKLALSIEPTDGLFYDGIVLFDHVKGTRYRYLGEVVEMDILMLDLGGKVDTLSFNKRGDLDRLNQRNEPKTNQALELAVKGIKQQKPELIGEAATLSSQSNQKILAKPHFNKLLQLTELDGVWGINVAHSGTLTGILYDAQEIAVKDLRLKVKQRVGSLSSYNVQFINGGLEVIDSSFNQERKYLYG, encoded by the coding sequence GTGAAAGCAACGGTTAGAGCTCCAGGAACCTGTGGTGAATTAGTCCAGGGAACAGTTGCCGGGGATAATTTTCATGTTACCTGTCCTATTAACTGTTATTCTTATGTAACAGTAGAATTAACTACAGAGCTAGAAAGAAGTGTTTGTAACTGCACTTTGGAGAAAACGATTAAAGCTGTTGAAACAACTTTAGATTATCTAGGTAAGCATAATCTAGAAGCTAGCATTGAAGTTGATTCTAATTTAATATCTGAAAAAGGAATGGCCAGTAGTACGGCTGATATTACGGCAGCAATCTTAGCTACAACCGTTGCTTTAGGAAAGAAAATTACCTCTGATGAAATAGCAAAATTAGCTCTTAGTATTGAACCAACAGATGGGCTTTTTTATGATGGGATTGTTCTCTTTGATCATGTAAAAGGTACTCGTTATAGATATTTAGGTGAAGTGGTAGAAATGGATATTTTAATGTTGGATTTAGGAGGTAAAGTTGATACATTAAGCTTTAATAAGCGAGGGGATTTAGATAGATTAAATCAAAGAAATGAACCAAAGACTAATCAGGCATTAGAACTAGCGGTAAAAGGTATTAAACAGCAGAAACCGGAACTAATTGGAGAGGCTGCTACTTTAAGCAGTCAGTCTAATCAAAAGATTTTAGCTAAACCTCATTTTAATAAATTATTGCAATTGACTGAATTAGATGGAGTTTGGGGTATTAACGTAGCTCACAGTGGTACTCTAACTGGAATATTATATGATGCGCAAGAAATTGCAGTTAAGGATTTGAGATTAAAAGTTAAACAGAGAGTTGGAAGTTTATCTAGTTATAATGTACAATTTATTAATGGCGGCTTAGAGGTGATTGATAGTAGTTTTAATCAGGAGAGGAAGTATCTATATGGCTAA
- the nikR gene encoding nickel-responsive transcriptional regulator NikR codes for MDELVRFGISMKESLLEKFDDSIVNKGYSNRSEAIRDLIRNRLVENEWEDEEKEVAGTVTLVYDHHTSGLSDKLNSIQHNVHHLFLSTTHIHLDHHNCLEVLVVKGKVEKVRNIAERLIGVKGVKHGKLTITSTGKDLD; via the coding sequence ATGGATGAGTTAGTTAGATTTGGAATATCAATGAAGGAAAGTTTACTTGAAAAGTTCGATGATTCAATTGTAAATAAAGGCTATTCCAATCGTTCTGAAGCTATTAGAGATTTAATTAGAAATAGATTAGTGGAGAATGAATGGGAAGATGAAGAAAAAGAGGTTGCTGGAACTGTTACTTTAGTTTATGATCACCATACTTCTGGTTTAAGTGATAAATTAAATTCTATTCAACATAATGTTCATCACCTTTTTTTGTCAACTACTCATATACATTTAGATCATCACAACTGTTTAGAGGTATTAGTAGTTAAAGGTAAAGTAGAAAAAGTAAGAAATATAGCTGAGAGATTAATTGGGGTTAAAGGAGTTAAACATGGTAAGTTGACGATTACTTCTACAGGAAAAGATTTAGATTAA
- the spoIIR gene encoding stage II sporulation protein R translates to MKKIRLITITVAALVILVGFGTSSAVVFTPEKDITAYKHKNLLRLHVIANSNSLTDQKLKRKVRNRIMIQTKDLFTEVSNAKEAQKIVRENLNYIKSVAKAELDKLDSNYSVKVKLGKFHFPKRTYGNQTLPAGNYNALRIIIGQGQGQNWWCVLFPPFCYIDSVNKQEVRKNFETLKKKEVDIKVKSKFMEYVRDNPQLAQKKEKIKKLLRTSVTNLNNLISSLSGD, encoded by the coding sequence ATGAAAAAAATTAGATTAATAACTATTACGGTAGCAGCATTGGTTATATTAGTTGGGTTTGGTACTTCTTCAGCAGTGGTATTTACACCTGAAAAAGATATAACTGCCTATAAACATAAGAATTTACTGCGGTTACATGTGATAGCTAATAGTAATTCTTTAACTGATCAAAAATTAAAGCGTAAGGTTAGGAATAGAATTATGATTCAAACGAAGGATTTATTTACTGAGGTTTCTAATGCTAAAGAAGCTCAGAAAATAGTAAGAGAAAATTTAAATTATATTAAGAGTGTTGCTAAAGCAGAATTAGACAAGCTTGATAGTAACTATTCGGTTAAAGTTAAGCTAGGAAAATTTCATTTTCCAAAACGAACTTATGGTAATCAGACTTTGCCAGCTGGAAACTACAATGCTTTAAGAATAATTATTGGACAAGGTCAAGGACAGAATTGGTGGTGTGTTTTATTTCCTCCTTTCTGTTATATAGATTCGGTAAATAAACAAGAAGTTAGAAAGAATTTTGAAACTTTGAAGAAGAAAGAAGTGGATATCAAAGTTAAATCGAAATTTATGGAATATGTAAGAGACAATCCTCAATTAGCTCAGAAGAAGGAAAAAATAAAGAAATTATTAAGAACTTCGGTTACTAATTTAAATAACCTAATTAGTAGTTTAAGTGGTGATTAA
- a CDS encoding cobyric acid synthase: MTAKTLMFQGTGSDVGKSVLTAAFCRILAQDGYQIAPFKSQNMALNSYVTKEGGEIGRAQAVQAEAAQVDATVDMNPILLKPKADTASQVIIQGRPYRNMEAKEYFDHREEGLTYIQESLNRLKNNYQVVILEGAGSPAEVNLREYDLVNMKAAELAEAPVILVASIERGGVFASIVGTFKLLNESEVARIKGIIINKFRGDVSRLEPGLEFIEEYTGVPVLGVIPYFTDFKIPEEDSLPADRMESNQQGDIEVAILYLPRISNFTDFTPLEDKIDTKVCYIKEGEALGDPDAVIIPGSKNTIEDLEYLKKMGYAEEIKKLAKKGVPITGICGGYQMLGTKITDPHQMETDGKEITGLELLNVETIFNPNKVTKQVTGKIINNNLFSELTDKSVTGYEIHMGESKLGKEVEPLFEVSAKGENNTRLDGAINKDGSVFGTYLHGIFDNDLLCRSFINYLRRRKGLDELDSAEDISTAKKIETAYEQLAKLVRENVDMEQIYQILNLNT; the protein is encoded by the coding sequence ATGACAGCTAAAACACTTATGTTTCAGGGAACCGGATCTGATGTTGGTAAAAGTGTATTGACTGCAGCTTTCTGTAGAATTCTTGCTCAGGATGGTTATCAGATAGCTCCCTTTAAATCACAGAATATGGCTTTAAATTCGTACGTAACTAAAGAAGGAGGAGAGATAGGTCGGGCTCAGGCGGTACAGGCTGAAGCAGCTCAAGTGGATGCTACGGTAGATATGAATCCAATTTTGTTGAAGCCTAAAGCTGATACTGCTTCACAAGTGATTATTCAGGGGCGTCCCTACCGGAATATGGAGGCTAAGGAATACTTTGACCATCGTGAGGAAGGATTAACTTACATTCAAGAATCATTGAATAGATTAAAGAATAATTATCAAGTAGTAATTTTAGAAGGTGCCGGCAGTCCTGCTGAAGTTAATTTAAGAGAGTATGATTTGGTAAATATGAAAGCAGCTGAATTGGCAGAAGCACCGGTGATTTTAGTAGCCAGTATTGAACGAGGAGGAGTCTTTGCTTCAATTGTTGGGACTTTTAAGTTATTGAATGAAAGTGAAGTAGCTAGAATCAAAGGAATTATTATCAATAAATTTAGAGGAGATGTCAGTAGATTAGAACCGGGGTTAGAGTTTATAGAAGAGTATACTGGAGTTCCAGTTTTAGGCGTGATTCCTTACTTTACTGATTTTAAAATACCAGAAGAAGATTCTCTACCAGCTGATAGAATGGAAAGTAATCAGCAGGGAGATATAGAAGTTGCTATTCTATATTTGCCCCGGATTTCGAATTTTACTGATTTTACTCCATTAGAAGATAAAATTGATACTAAAGTATGTTATATTAAAGAAGGAGAAGCCTTAGGAGACCCGGATGCAGTTATTATTCCAGGTAGTAAGAATACTATTGAAGATCTCGAATATTTAAAAAAGATGGGATATGCTGAGGAAATAAAGAAATTAGCTAAAAAAGGAGTTCCAATAACAGGTATCTGTGGTGGCTATCAGATGTTAGGTACTAAAATAACTGATCCGCATCAGATGGAGACTGATGGTAAAGAGATTACAGGTTTAGAATTATTAAATGTTGAGACTATTTTTAATCCTAATAAAGTAACAAAACAAGTAACAGGAAAAATCATAAATAATAATTTATTTAGTGAGTTAACTGATAAATCTGTAACTGGATATGAAATACATATGGGGGAAAGTAAGTTAGGTAAAGAGGTTGAACCATTATTTGAAGTTTCGGCTAAGGGAGAAAATAATACTAGATTAGATGGCGCGATTAATAAAGATGGTTCAGTATTTGGAACTTACTTGCATGGTATTTTTGATAATGATCTTTTGTGTCGCAGTTTTATTAATTATTTACGCCGGCGCAAAGGGCTGGACGAATTAGACTCTGCTGAGGATATTTCAACTGCTAAAAAAATAGAAACAGCCTATGAACAGTTAGCAAAGTTAGTAAGAGAGAATGTAGATATGGAACAAATATATCAAATTCTAAATTTAAATACTTAA
- the cobD gene encoding threonine-phosphate decarboxylase CobD, with the protein MANNKRVHGGNIKAAADKYGIDSREIIDFSANINFLGPPDIVGEIIKNNLPDIINYPEPNATTLSSVLAEYHGVEAGNLIIGNGAVELIYLITKIISPKRAMVLAPTFSEYEAAVESMGGKVNLFELSRANNFSLDVNKLIDTIDKSQLDLLFLCNPNNPTGDLINRDDLLKVLSLAEKNDIFMVVDEAFLDFLWREDDYTLIPKTIESDNLMVLRSMTKFFAIPGLRIGYAVTNCKLVTKLEADKDPWNVNLFAQRVGAEVLAEDEYIQEAKEAINREKEFLYQALQKITGLKPYQPAANYILIDISATEYTSTALKDRLAQKGILIRDCSSYHLLGSDFIRVAVKNREDNQQLITALKSLLKLGGR; encoded by the coding sequence ATGGCTAATAATAAGCGAGTTCATGGTGGTAATATTAAGGCAGCAGCCGATAAGTATGGTATAGATAGCAGAGAGATTATTGATTTTAGTGCTAATATAAATTTTTTAGGACCTCCAGACATAGTAGGAGAAATAATTAAGAATAATTTGCCTGATATAATTAATTATCCAGAACCGAATGCTACAACATTATCTTCTGTTTTGGCTGAGTATCATGGAGTAGAAGCAGGAAATCTAATTATTGGGAATGGGGCAGTAGAACTTATATATCTAATTACTAAGATCATTTCTCCTAAGCGAGCAATGGTATTGGCACCAACTTTCTCTGAATATGAAGCGGCTGTTGAAAGTATGGGAGGGAAGGTTAATTTATTCGAACTTAGTCGAGCAAATAATTTTAGTTTAGATGTTAATAAATTAATTGATACAATAGATAAATCTCAATTGGATCTATTATTTTTATGTAATCCAAATAATCCAACAGGAGATTTAATAAATAGAGATGATTTATTAAAGGTATTAAGTCTAGCCGAAAAAAATGATATATTTATGGTAGTAGATGAAGCCTTTTTGGACTTTTTATGGAGAGAAGATGATTATACGTTGATTCCTAAAACAATAGAGAGTGATAACTTAATGGTATTACGATCTATGACTAAGTTTTTTGCTATTCCGGGATTAAGGATAGGTTATGCTGTTACTAATTGTAAATTGGTAACTAAATTAGAAGCAGACAAAGATCCATGGAATGTAAATTTATTTGCTCAAAGAGTAGGAGCTGAGGTTTTAGCAGAAGATGAATATATTCAAGAAGCTAAAGAAGCTATTAATCGAGAAAAAGAATTTTTATATCAAGCTTTACAGAAAATAACAGGACTTAAGCCTTACCAGCCAGCAGCTAATTATATTTTAATTGATATTTCTGCAACGGAGTATACTTCAACAGCATTAAAAGATAGATTAGCTCAAAAAGGTATTCTAATTAGAGATTGTAGCAGTTATCATTTATTAGGAAGCGATTTTATTCGAGTAGCGGTTAAAAATCGAGAAGATAATCAACAATTAATTACGGCTTTAAAATCATTGTTAAAATTGGGAGGCAGATAA
- the cbiB gene encoding adenosylcobinamide-phosphate synthase CbiB, producing MFEQIITIVTIAVVLDLIIGDLERITHPVVIIGNFIDWGENRLRQVVDTSLGERIAGLFLAITTIGLTWFMTYLLVMTTVKLNSTFGLIIKILLLSTTLSINGLAQAAKGIHQPLLNGDFTQACRRLNWIVGRDTEDLSESEIVRATVETVAENTVDGILSPLFYVFLGGVPLAMAYKAVNTLDSMLGYKNECYHFFGWASARIDDVANIIPARISGLLFPIAAFLLGKNGFQSFKMVLRDARKHPSPNGGYSEAAMAGALGVRLGGLNYYQGEPSFREYLGDETRKLKASDIKTAIYLMYLTTGLFLISEILFVINI from the coding sequence ATGTTTGAACAAATTATTACTATAGTTACAATAGCAGTAGTGTTAGATCTGATTATAGGTGATTTAGAAAGAATTACTCATCCAGTAGTTATTATTGGTAATTTTATTGATTGGGGAGAAAATAGGTTAAGACAGGTTGTTGATACTAGTTTAGGAGAACGAATTGCTGGTTTGTTTTTAGCTATAACAACTATTGGTCTAACCTGGTTTATGACTTATTTATTGGTTATGACTACTGTTAAATTAAATAGTACTTTTGGATTGATAATTAAAATATTATTATTATCTACTACTTTATCTATTAATGGTTTAGCCCAAGCTGCTAAAGGTATTCATCAACCTTTATTAAATGGGGATTTTACTCAAGCTTGTAGGCGATTGAATTGGATTGTAGGACGGGATACTGAAGATTTATCTGAAAGTGAGATAGTAAGAGCTACGGTAGAAACAGTAGCTGAGAATACAGTTGATGGAATATTATCTCCGCTTTTTTATGTTTTTTTAGGTGGAGTGCCCTTAGCTATGGCTTATAAGGCGGTTAATACTTTAGATTCAATGTTAGGTTATAAAAATGAATGTTATCATTTTTTTGGTTGGGCTTCGGCTCGTATAGATGATGTGGCTAATATAATTCCGGCTAGAATTAGCGGTTTACTATTTCCTATAGCAGCTTTTTTATTGGGAAAGAATGGCTTTCAGTCATTTAAAATGGTACTGCGTGATGCTCGTAAACATCCTAGCCCTAATGGTGGTTATTCAGAAGCGGCAATGGCAGGAGCTTTAGGGGTAAGATTAGGTGGGCTTAATTATTATCAAGGAGAGCCCAGTTTTCGAGAGTATTTAGGAGATGAAACTAGAAAATTGAAAGCTTCTGATATTAAGACAGCAATTTATTTGATGTATTTAACTACAGGACTATTTTTAATTAGTGAGATATTATTTGTGATAAATATTTAA
- a CDS encoding cobyrinate a,c-diamide synthase: MQPRVVIAGTQSGVGKTTLATGLMAAMTRKGYEVQPYKVGPDYIDPGFHTAATERISRNLDSWMVSSDKLIEIFCRNSQEAGISIIEGVMGLFDGHRTDKRSGSTAEVAKILSAPVVLIIDAGKMAQSGAALAYGYKNYDSKLNLAGVILNRVSSESHYQILKEPIKELGVSVLGYIPHQESLELPERHLGLVPTVETPQMNEYIDNLAEIILQNLDLNQLYNLAAETEELEPKENSLFLQTKSVSGIKLAVARDEAFNFYYEDNLDLLKQSGVELEYFSPVSDTTLPKGAAGLYIGGGFPESFLEELSNNQSMQESIKEAITAGMPTYAECGGLMYLTEAITNFDGETYSMIGKIPGQIKMKNRLQAMGYTEAEVRENNILLNQGDSVRGHEFHYSELVGLPDDTTYAYQLTGGKGKDNRLGGILKDNLLASYLHLHFAGNPVIIDNFINSCLKFSERSSC; encoded by the coding sequence ATGCAACCAAGAGTTGTAATTGCCGGGACTCAAAGCGGTGTAGGTAAGACAACTTTGGCTACCGGATTAATGGCAGCTATGACCAGGAAAGGTTATGAAGTACAGCCTTATAAAGTAGGACCTGATTATATAGATCCAGGCTTTCATACTGCAGCTACCGAACGGATTTCGCGGAATCTCGATAGTTGGATGGTATCTTCAGATAAGTTAATAGAGATTTTCTGTCGTAATAGTCAAGAAGCAGGAATATCAATTATCGAAGGAGTAATGGGTTTATTTGATGGCCATCGAACTGATAAGAGAAGTGGAAGTACTGCGGAAGTAGCTAAAATCCTATCAGCACCTGTAGTTTTAATTATTGATGCTGGCAAGATGGCACAAAGTGGTGCAGCTTTAGCTTATGGTTATAAGAATTATGATTCTAAATTGAACTTAGCTGGTGTAATATTGAATCGGGTTAGCAGTGAAAGTCATTATCAGATATTAAAAGAACCGATTAAAGAGTTGGGGGTTTCAGTGCTTGGTTATATTCCTCATCAGGAGAGTTTAGAACTGCCAGAACGTCATTTAGGTTTAGTACCTACAGTTGAAACTCCGCAAATGAATGAATATATAGATAACTTAGCAGAGATTATTTTGCAGAACTTGGATTTAAACCAATTATATAATTTGGCTGCTGAAACTGAAGAGTTGGAACCAAAAGAAAACTCCTTATTTTTACAGACTAAATCAGTATCAGGAATAAAATTGGCAGTGGCTAGAGATGAGGCATTTAATTTTTATTATGAAGATAATCTCGATTTGTTGAAACAGAGTGGTGTTGAGTTAGAATATTTCAGTCCTGTTTCTGATACTACTCTTCCTAAAGGTGCAGCAGGACTTTATATTGGAGGCGGTTTTCCTGAAAGCTTTCTTGAAGAGTTAAGTAATAATCAATCGATGCAAGAGAGTATTAAAGAAGCCATTACTGCTGGAATGCCGACTTATGCTGAATGTGGTGGTTTAATGTATTTAACAGAAGCCATTACTAATTTTGATGGAGAAACTTATTCAATGATTGGTAAAATTCCAGGTCAAATAAAAATGAAAAATAGACTGCAGGCAATGGGATATACAGAGGCCGAAGTTAGAGAGAATAACATTTTATTGAATCAGGGTGACAGTGTACGAGGGCATGAATTTCATTATTCCGAATTAGTAGGTCTGCCTGATGATACTACATATGCTTATCAATTAACAGGAGGTAAAGGGAAGGACAATCGATTGGGAGGTATTCTTAAAGATAATCTTTTGGCTTCTTATCTTCACCTTCATTTTGCTGGTAATCCGGTTATAATTGATAACTTTATTAATAGTTGTTTAAAATTTAGTGAAAGGAGTAGTTGCTAA
- the cobS gene encoding adenosylcobinamide-GDP ribazoletransferase has protein sequence MLIRRLIIRLITALQFLTRIPIRANVRFTSRRLGKSMVFYPMIGSLIGGILVGLNTVFGVVWSNLVVKALILVILIMITGGLHLDGYIDTIDGIFSGRSKQRMLDIMRDSRVGAHGVTGLISLLLLKFAFLTEITTQIELEALVLMPTLSRWAIVYAAAFYPYAREEEEGLGAAGAKFVETKELSIASLWTAILAGLLLGVYGLVAFVLVWIMTVIIIRVITKRIDGLTGDSYGAINELIEVFSLLVLTLLH, from the coding sequence ATGCTGATAAGAAGATTAATTATTCGTTTAATTACTGCCCTGCAGTTTTTGACTAGAATTCCGATTAGAGCTAATGTAAGATTTACTTCCCGACGTCTGGGCAAATCTATGGTATTTTATCCGATGATTGGAAGTTTAATTGGAGGAATATTAGTTGGGCTGAATACAGTTTTTGGGGTTGTATGGTCTAATTTAGTGGTTAAGGCTTTGATCTTAGTTATTTTAATTATGATTACTGGTGGTTTGCATCTGGATGGTTATATTGACACTATTGACGGTATCTTTAGTGGACGATCTAAACAGCGTATGTTAGATATTATGCGTGATAGTCGAGTAGGGGCCCACGGAGTAACAGGGCTTATATCACTATTATTATTAAAATTTGCTTTTTTAACTGAAATTACTACTCAGATTGAGTTAGAGGCTTTGGTATTAATGCCTACCTTAAGTAGGTGGGCTATAGTTTATGCTGCTGCTTTCTATCCTTATGCCCGAGAAGAAGAAGAGGGGTTAGGGGCAGCAGGAGCTAAGTTTGTTGAAACTAAAGAGCTTTCAATTGCTTCATTGTGGACAGCGATTTTGGCTGGCTTATTATTAGGAGTTTATGGCTTGGTAGCTTTTGTTTTAGTCTGGATTATGACAGTAATAATCATTAGAGTTATTACTAAGCGGATTGATGGTTTAACAGGCGATAGTTATGGAGCGATTAATGAATTAATAGAGGTATTTTCATTATTGGTATTAACATTACTCCATTAG
- the cobC gene encoding alpha-ribazole phosphatase yields the protein MATEIILVRHGETLWNRESRFQGLTDIELSSEGIEQTEKLAERFVGSELDVIYTSDLQRASKTAEIVAKHHGLHTNEETKFREADFGVWEGLTFEEIKEQDGDKLDAWLKDPVTVQTPEGETFEEVQKRAKNRLNEIKAKHEDEQILIVAHGGTIRALLVDLLGMPLNNFWRIQQDNTAVNVVKFYDEDPIVSLINCTRHLKK from the coding sequence ATGGCTACTGAAATTATTTTAGTTCGACATGGAGAGACACTTTGGAATAGAGAATCACGTTTTCAAGGTTTAACTGATATAGAGTTGAGTTCAGAAGGGATTGAACAGACTGAAAAATTAGCTGAAAGATTTGTTGGTTCTGAATTGGATGTGATTTATACTAGTGATTTACAGCGGGCATCAAAAACAGCAGAGATAGTAGCAAAACATCATGGACTACATACCAATGAAGAAACTAAATTTAGAGAAGCAGATTTTGGTGTTTGGGAAGGTTTAACCTTTGAGGAAATCAAAGAGCAAGATGGAGATAAGTTAGATGCTTGGCTTAAGGATCCTGTAACAGTTCAGACTCCTGAAGGTGAGACGTTTGAGGAGGTTCAGAAGAGAGCTAAAAACCGATTGAATGAGATTAAAGCTAAACATGAAGATGAACAGATTTTAATTGTAGCTCATGGTGGTACAATTCGGGCTTTATTAGTTGATTTATTGGGAATGCCACTTAATAATTTTTGGCGTATTCAACAGGATAATACGGCAGTGAATGTAGTTAAATTTTATGATGAAGATCCGATTGTATCTTTAATTAACTGCACACGACATCTAAAGAAATAG